A part of Campylobacter ureolyticus ACS-301-V-Sch3b genomic DNA contains:
- the dnaE gene encoding DNA polymerase III subunit alpha — MSKFTHLHLHTEYSLLDGANKIPELASILKEQGVNSVAITDHGNMFGAIDFYKTMKKNGIKPIIGIEAYIHNHDDLGDKSDRQRFHIILLAKNEIGYKNLMYLSSMAFLEGFYYNPRINKKILKEHSEGLICSAACLQGEVNFHLNVSEKNRQRGAKGYERAKEVALEYKEIFKDDFYLEIMRHGITDQLNIDKQILQISKETGIKVIATNDAHYPYQNMSEAHNIYMAISGMKLRHAVRQFYVKSSQEMEKIFADIPNVIENTQEIVDKCNLELDLGHPTPPNFKFTTDYAKNLNLTLPNPGVRDDLENDKVLFEYLSRKGLEERLKFIDSSKHEVYKDRLEREISIINSMKFPGYMLIVSDFINHAKEKGIPVGPGRGSAAGSLVAFSLKITDIDPLPYNLLFERFLNPERVSMPDIDVDFCQDRRGEVIDYVIEQYGRYNVAQVATFGKLLAKGVIRDVARVCEMPYAEADKMAKLIPNELKITLRDSFDKEPKIRSLLEENIEAKKIWDYALELEGLNRNAGMHAAGVVISNDELWNKTPVFIQTNNDKGHLITQYTKDYLEDVDLIKFDFLGLKTLTVINNAIKLVKMRYNKDVIWEKIDINDKKVYETISSGNTLGIFQIESGGMQKLATDLKPDNFEDVIAMIALFRPGPMDLIPNFIERKHGNAKIDYLIDDIKEILEPTYGIIVYQEQVMQIVQKIGGFSLGEADIVRRAMSKKKEEEMKRLKKEYLEGAKKGGYDIKKADELFEMIMKFASYGFNKSHAAAYALITFQTAYLKAYYPAEFMAALLTSEENNLDKVARYIDEIKRLNIEILPPSINLSLREFSVVQKGEKDAIVFGMGAIKGVGLGAIENIVEERKNGDFTDISNFASRIDSFKVNKRALDGLIKSGAMDCLKLTRKNLFLNIDNITESTRNANKIKSDKENSLFADLSDDDMSMEVEVHLELTNGEYTQKDILKNEKEVLGLYLSGHPLDDYVNEINEIDYTLTSQFEELNDVTETLLVGKIEEINTRITKKGSKMAIVNVLDLHGNFEMVVFDNKLPEIEALSETELERPYAFRVRIEKDDAQYKITLNEFLRLDEAKNSDFKKRSFAKKGFKKEEKRFYEEYVYTINLDELNQNIINEIYNLAYKQNNLKNSKKLILRVETSTKVYIFETNFFVDESFGQNVNEILVA; from the coding sequence ATTTACATACTGAGTATTCACTTCTTGATGGAGCAAATAAAATTCCAGAGCTTGCTTCTATACTAAAAGAGCAAGGCGTTAATAGTGTTGCGATAACAGATCATGGAAATATGTTTGGAGCTATTGATTTTTATAAAACTATGAAAAAAAATGGCATCAAGCCAATAATAGGAATTGAAGCTTATATTCACAATCACGATGATTTAGGTGATAAAAGCGATAGGCAAAGATTTCATATTATTTTGCTTGCTAAAAATGAAATTGGATATAAAAATTTGATGTATTTAAGTTCAATGGCATTTTTAGAGGGGTTTTATTATAATCCAAGAATTAATAAAAAAATTTTAAAAGAACATAGTGAGGGTTTGATTTGTTCGGCAGCTTGCTTGCAAGGTGAGGTTAATTTTCATCTTAATGTAAGTGAAAAAAATAGACAAAGAGGTGCAAAAGGCTATGAAAGAGCAAAAGAAGTTGCGCTTGAATATAAAGAAATTTTCAAAGATGACTTTTATCTTGAAATTATGCGTCATGGCATAACAGATCAGCTAAATATAGATAAGCAAATTCTTCAAATTTCAAAAGAAACTGGTATAAAAGTAATTGCCACAAATGATGCACATTATCCATATCAAAATATGAGTGAAGCACATAATATTTATATGGCGATTTCAGGCATGAAACTTCGTCATGCCGTAAGACAATTTTATGTAAAAAGTAGCCAAGAAATGGAAAAAATATTTGCTGATATTCCAAATGTTATAGAAAATACACAAGAAATTGTTGATAAATGCAATTTAGAGCTAGATTTAGGTCACCCAACTCCACCAAATTTCAAATTTACAACAGATTATGCAAAAAATTTAAATTTAACTTTGCCAAATCCTGGTGTTAGAGATGATTTAGAAAATGATAAGGTTTTATTTGAGTATTTAAGTAGGAAAGGACTTGAAGAAAGACTTAAATTTATAGACTCATCAAAACACGAAGTTTACAAAGATAGACTAGAAAGAGAAATAAGCATAATAAATTCTATGAAATTTCCAGGATATATGCTTATAGTAAGTGATTTTATAAATCACGCCAAAGAAAAAGGTATCCCAGTTGGACCAGGTAGGGGAAGTGCTGCTGGAAGTTTGGTAGCGTTTTCATTGAAAATAACAGATATTGATCCACTTCCATATAACTTGCTTTTTGAAAGATTTTTAAATCCTGAAAGAGTGAGTATGCCAGATATTGATGTAGATTTTTGTCAAGATAGGCGAGGGGAAGTAATTGATTATGTAATTGAGCAATATGGCAGATACAATGTCGCTCAGGTTGCAACTTTTGGAAAGTTGCTTGCAAAAGGTGTTATTAGAGATGTTGCAAGAGTTTGTGAGATGCCTTATGCCGAAGCTGATAAAATGGCAAAGTTAATACCAAATGAGTTAAAAATAACTCTAAGAGATTCATTTGATAAAGAGCCAAAAATAAGATCTTTACTTGAAGAAAACATAGAAGCTAAAAAAATTTGGGATTATGCATTAGAACTTGAAGGACTTAATAGAAATGCAGGAATGCACGCAGCCGGAGTTGTGATAAGCAATGATGAGCTTTGGAACAAAACCCCTGTTTTTATCCAAACAAATAATGATAAAGGTCATCTTATCACGCAATACACAAAAGATTATCTTGAAGATGTTGATTTAATCAAATTTGACTTTTTGGGTCTTAAAACTCTAACTGTTATAAATAACGCTATAAAGCTTGTTAAAATGCGATATAACAAAGATGTCATTTGGGAAAAAATCGATATCAATGATAAAAAAGTTTATGAAACCATAAGCAGTGGAAATACTTTAGGAATTTTCCAAATAGAAAGTGGCGGTATGCAAAAACTTGCCACTGATTTAAAGCCTGATAATTTTGAAGATGTTATAGCGATGATAGCGCTATTTCGACCAGGTCCTATGGATCTTATACCAAACTTTATTGAAAGAAAACATGGAAACGCAAAAATTGACTATCTTATAGATGATATAAAAGAAATTTTAGAGCCAACTTATGGAATTATTGTCTATCAAGAACAAGTTATGCAAATCGTTCAAAAAATAGGTGGATTTAGCCTTGGTGAAGCAGATATCGTAAGAAGAGCGATGAGTAAGAAAAAAGAAGAAGAGATGAAACGCCTAAAAAAGGAGTATTTAGAGGGTGCTAAAAAAGGTGGATATGATATCAAAAAAGCCGATGAGCTTTTTGAAATGATTATGAAATTTGCCTCTTATGGATTTAACAAATCTCACGCTGCAGCTTATGCATTAATTACTTTTCAAACTGCTTATTTAAAGGCATATTATCCAGCTGAGTTCATGGCTGCACTTTTAACAAGTGAGGAAAATAACCTTGATAAAGTTGCAAGATATATAGATGAGATCAAAAGACTTAATATTGAGATTTTACCACCATCTATAAATTTATCCTTAAGAGAATTTAGCGTTGTTCAAAAAGGCGAAAAAGATGCAATTGTTTTTGGAATGGGTGCTATAAAAGGTGTTGGTCTTGGTGCGATAGAAAATATCGTAGAAGAGAGAAAAAATGGAGATTTTACTGATATTAGTAACTTTGCTTCAAGGATAGATAGTTTTAAGGTAAATAAAAGAGCGCTTGATGGACTTATAAAATCCGGCGCGATGGATTGTTTAAAACTAACGAGAAAAAATTTATTTTTAAATATTGATAATATCACAGAATCTACGCGTAATGCAAATAAAATAAAAAGCGATAAAGAAAACTCTTTATTTGCTGATTTAAGCGATGATGATATGAGTATGGAAGTTGAGGTACATTTAGAACTAACTAATGGTGAATATACTCAAAAAGATATTTTAAAAAACGAAAAAGAAGTGCTTGGACTTTATCTTTCAGGACATCCGCTTGATGATTATGTGAATGAAATAAATGAGATTGATTATACATTAACCAGTCAATTTGAAGAGCTTAATGATGTAACCGAGACTTTACTAGTAGGAAAAATAGAAGAGATAAATACAAGAATAACCAAAAAAGGCTCTAAAATGGCGATAGTTAATGTGCTTGATCTACACGGAAACTTTGAAATGGTAGTTTTTGATAACAAACTTCCCGAGATAGAAGCTTTATCAGAAACTGAGCTTGAAAGACCGTATGCTTTTAGAGTAAGAATTGAAAAAGATGATGCGCAGTATAAAATAACCTTAAATGAGTTTTTAAGACTTGATGAGGCAAAAAACTCAGATTTTAAAAAGCGAAGTTTTGCCAAAAAGGGCTTTAAAAAAGAAGAAAAAAGATTTTATGAAGAATATGTTTATACTATAAATTTAGATGAATTAAACCAAAATATAATTAATGAAATTTACAATCTTGCCTACAAACAAAATAACTTGAAAAACTCTAAAAAACTTATTTTAAGAGTTGAGACTTCAACAAAAGTATATATTTTTGAAACAAATTTCTTTGTTGATGAGAGTTTTGGTCAAAATGTAAATGAGATTTTGGTAGCGTAA
- a CDS encoding NINE protein, with amino-acid sequence MFFYDIQNYVPQNTVYMLNEEIKSLDDKQKEQILMYKFKNPTICLILSIFLGIFGVDRFYLEDFLIGGIKVGLMCMLTFFGAISEEIGENDVLDMIIGFIFIAMIVFWFIDIFLCFIRCKDKNYQKMMEILNYLKRK; translated from the coding sequence ATGTTTTTTTATGATATCCAAAATTATGTGCCACAAAATACTGTTTATATGCTAAATGAGGAAATAAAATCATTAGACGATAAACAAAAAGAGCAAATTTTGATGTATAAATTTAAAAACCCAACAATTTGTTTGATTTTGTCTATTTTTCTAGGTATTTTTGGTGTAGATAGATTTTATTTAGAAGATTTTTTAATTGGAGGAATAAAAGTTGGTTTAATGTGTATGCTCACTTTTTTTGGAGCCATTTCAGAAGAAATAGGTGAAAATGATGTGTTAGATATGATTATAGGGTTTATATTTATAGCTATGATTGTGTTTTGGTTTATTGATATATTTCTTTGTTTTATAAGATGCAAAGATAAAAATTATCAAAAAATGATGGAAATTTTAAATTATTTAAAAAGGAAATAA
- a CDS encoding NINE protein, with amino-acid sequence MNNAILMQNLSKVLPNSALYGLDKKLENLSESQLNTLMIYKFKNPVLCLILSIFAGGWGVDRFYIGDIKWGIIKIAIPFAIVIIGLLLSLFLAQIAYAIMGVAFLAYMVFLIIDIFRVQKECKELNYQTFLNIIR; translated from the coding sequence ATGAATAACGCTATTTTAATGCAAAATTTAAGTAAAGTTTTACCAAACAGTGCGCTCTATGGCTTGGATAAAAAACTTGAAAATTTATCTGAAAGCCAACTTAATACACTTATGATTTATAAATTTAAAAATCCAGTATTGTGTTTAATATTGTCTATATTTGCAGGTGGTTGGGGAGTTGATAGATTTTATATAGGCGATATAAAATGGGGTATTATAAAGATTGCCATACCATTTGCAATAGTAATTATTGGATTGTTACTTTCTCTTTTTCTTGCTCAAATAGCATATGCAATTATGGGTGTAGCATTTTTGGCATACATGGTTTTTTTGATTATTGACATCTTTCGCGTTCAAAAAGAGTGCAAGGAGTTAAATTATCAGACATTTTTAAATATCATAAGGTAG
- a CDS encoding NINE protein, with product MDKIFLSEEIKKKMFSKAYNELALSGKINNLDDEKSRALNISMMNMKRPLIIVLLVIFLGNFGAHRFYIGDYIIGGAYAGATVILVIIGFFIYPVIDPTWLVYIVALVDGILLANKTSEENYTKIKELL from the coding sequence ATGGATAAAATTTTTTTATCAGAAGAAATAAAAAAAAAGATGTTCTCTAAGGCTTACAATGAATTAGCTTTAAGTGGTAAAATAAATAATCTAGATGATGAAAAATCAAGAGCTCTCAATATATCTATGATGAATATGAAACGACCATTGATTATTGTTTTGCTTGTAATTTTTCTTGGAAATTTTGGTGCTCATCGATTTTACATTGGTGATTATATCATTGGCGGTGCTTATGCTGGAGCTACTGTTATTCTAGTAATAATTGGCTTTTTTATCTATCCAGTCATAGATCCAACATGGCTTGTGTATATTGTAGCACTTGTAGATGGCATTTTATTAGCTAATAAAACATCAGAAGAAAATTATACTAAAATAAAGGAATTATTATGA
- a CDS encoding TM2 domain-containing protein has product MENSLFLQLKDKVPADLQLALKKKLENLSSDKIDSISMLQLKDPKLGLILSILLGGLGVDRFYQGKILLGILKLVTLGGLGIWAIIDWFLIMPSIKKDNFAKISYFA; this is encoded by the coding sequence ATGGAAAATTCACTTTTCTTACAGCTAAAGGATAAGGTTCCTGCTGATTTGCAACTTGCTTTAAAAAAGAAGTTAGAAAATTTAAGTAGCGATAAAATAGATTCGATTTCTATGCTTCAGCTAAAAGATCCTAAATTAGGTCTTATTTTGTCAATTTTACTTGGCGGTCTTGGAGTTGATAGATTTTATCAAGGTAAAATCTTGCTTGGAATTTTAAAGCTTGTAACATTGGGTGGACTTGGAATTTGGGCGATAATTGACTGGTTTTTAATAATGCCTAGCATTAAAAAAGATAATTTTGCAAAAATTAGCTACTTTGCATAA
- a CDS encoding DUF234 domain-containing protein, with the protein MFDDFFFENLSDTKIYDNVFEAIKNEILYKFDEFIFDLSSDEKLALMKFAKSDRKKYGLNKIFPRYKSQKIVNDLLNKNYIILEKTREKKPTPKHPKEKLPRHLRRYVMHDKIHFKSNFLRFWFRFVEPNLTLLKRNKFDEVLEKIKCDFDNYSSLGFETLSCELLKKRLDLKEVEIYSFWTKEFEIDIFAKLNGFFIVGEVKYKERKVCKNILNLIDLKCQKLGISPHIVALFSKSGFSKELINLRSENLLLFELNDFKDLV; encoded by the coding sequence GTGTTTGATGACTTCTTTTTTGAAAATTTGAGTGATACAAAAATTTATGACAATGTTTTTGAAGCTATAAAAAATGAAATTTTATATAAATTTGATGAATTTATTTTTGATTTAAGCAGTGATGAAAAGCTTGCATTAATGAAATTTGCAAAAAGCGATAGGAAAAAATACGGGCTTAATAAGATTTTTCCTCGCTATAAATCTCAAAAAATTGTAAATGATTTACTTAATAAAAATTATATAATTTTAGAAAAAACTAGAGAGAAAAAACCTACTCCAAAACATCCAAAAGAAAAGCTTCCAAGGCATTTACGAAGATATGTTATGCACGATAAAATTCATTTTAAAAGTAACTTTTTAAGATTTTGGTTTAGATTTGTCGAGCCAAATTTAACTCTACTTAAAAGAAACAAATTTGATGAAGTTTTGGAAAAAATAAAGTGTGATTTTGATAATTACTCAAGCCTAGGGTTTGAAACATTAAGTTGTGAGCTTTTAAAAAAAAGACTTGACTTAAAAGAGGTTGAAATTTACAGCTTTTGGACAAAGGAGTTTGAAATAGACATTTTTGCTAAGCTTAACGGTTTTTTCATAGTTGGCGAAGTAAAATACAAGGAGAGAAAAGTTTGTAAAAATATCTTAAATTTAATAGACTTAAAATGTCAAAAACTAGGAATTTCACCACACATAGTAGCACTTTTTTCAAAAAGTGGCTTTAGCAAAGAACTAATAAATTTAAGAAGTGAAAATCTACTTTTATTTGAGCTAAATGACTTCAAAGATTTAGTCTAA
- a CDS encoding aminotransferase class V-fold PLP-dependent enzyme: MKINKEDIILKEGVFYFDWTASGLAYRPIENEILRILKTYANTHSEASEHARITSEYYEKAKIGLKNLLELDDKFYLFACGFGATAAIKKFQELMGIYIPPMSREFLKLDIKNLENLPLVLVSPYEHHSNEISYRAGLCEVKRIPLDEKGEIDFNALTQILSENRGRKIIASFSVASNITGVLTDYKRLYLIVKAFGGIVTLDAASVASHMQIDPGFYDALFISPHKLLGGVGSSGILIMKKELCVSDEPTFAAGGTVRYVDRKTQIYKIDKEKLEDAGTPGITELIRSYLAFKLRNDIGLENIEKKELELKEYFLEKILRLEDVILYAKDVENKLPIFSFNVKGFDPYTFSTLLSQKYNVETRAGCACAGPYGHDLMNMNDGRNFLEDGKPGFVRVSINYTHEKDDIDYLISAIKAVIKLREKVKMTGGKHLC, encoded by the coding sequence TTGAAGATAAATAAAGAAGATATTATTTTAAAAGAGGGCGTTTTTTATTTTGATTGGACGGCTTCTGGCTTGGCATACAGACCTATAGAAAATGAAATTTTAAGAATTTTAAAAACTTATGCAAATACCCATTCAGAAGCTAGTGAGCATGCAAGAATTACAAGCGAATATTATGAAAAAGCAAAAATTGGTTTAAAAAATTTATTAGAACTTGATGATAAATTTTATCTTTTTGCATGTGGTTTTGGAGCAACTGCAGCGATTAAAAAATTTCAAGAACTTATGGGAATTTATATTCCACCAATGAGTAGGGAGTTTTTAAAACTTGATATTAAAAATTTAGAAAATCTACCTTTAGTTTTAGTTTCTCCATACGAGCATCACTCAAACGAGATAAGTTATAGAGCAGGGCTTTGCGAGGTAAAAAGAATTCCATTAGATGAAAAAGGCGAAATTGATTTTAACGCTTTGACTCAAATTTTATCAGAAAACAGAGGTAGAAAAATAATTGCTTCTTTTAGTGTTGCTTCAAATATCACAGGCGTTTTGACTGATTATAAAAGACTTTATTTAATTGTAAAAGCATTTGGCGGGATAGTGACACTAGATGCAGCAAGTGTGGCATCTCACATGCAAATTGATCCTGGTTTTTATGATGCATTATTTATATCGCCACATAAGCTTTTAGGCGGAGTTGGATCAAGTGGAATTTTAATTATGAAAAAAGAGCTTTGTGTAAGCGATGAGCCGACTTTTGCAGCTGGTGGAACAGTGAGATATGTTGATAGAAAAACTCAAATTTATAAAATAGATAAGGAAAAGCTTGAGGATGCAGGAACACCTGGAATTACAGAGCTAATTAGGAGTTATTTAGCTTTTAAGCTTAGAAATGATATTGGACTTGAAAATATAGAAAAAAAAGAGCTTGAATTAAAAGAGTATTTTTTAGAAAAAATTTTAAGACTTGAAGATGTGATATTGTATGCCAAAGATGTTGAAAACAAACTTCCAATATTTTCGTTTAATGTAAAGGGTTTTGATCCATATACTTTTTCAACTCTTCTTAGTCAAAAATATAATGTAGAAACTAGAGCAGGATGTGCATGTGCAGGACCTTATGGACATGATTTAATGAATATGAATGATGGTAGAAATTTTTTAGAAGATGGCAAACCTGGATTTGTAAGAGTTAGTATTAATTATACACATGAAAAAGATGATATTGATTATTTAATAAGTGCTATAAAAGCAGTTATTAAGCTAAGAGAAAAAGTTAAAATGACAGGTGGAAAACATCTTTGCTAG
- a CDS encoding sulfite exporter TauE/SafE family protein: MIEFLLLGCVVGVCAGMFGIGGGGIMVPIFTMIFLKEGISDAMHLALGSSMCAIIITSLSSFLAHNKNNAVRWDLLKLIVPGIIIGTMLSAFIASFIPAFYLAMVFSLYMFISALRMFFSKSVSKTRRIYKKHIQFIAGLIIGSVSAIVSIGGGSLSVPYIASQGVDIKKAIGTSAAIGFPLAIAGTFGYIVSGWQNTNLSEFIIGYVNLKAVFFTTITSFLFAPLGVKIIHNIKSQNVKKIFGVFLFILSMKMLFEFI; the protein is encoded by the coding sequence GTGATAGAGTTTTTGCTTTTAGGGTGCGTTGTTGGTGTATGTGCTGGAATGTTTGGCATCGGTGGTGGGGGTATAATGGTTCCCATCTTTACTATGATTTTTTTAAAAGAAGGCATAAGTGATGCAATGCATTTGGCTCTTGGCAGTAGTATGTGTGCCATAATAATAACCTCATTATCTAGTTTTTTAGCCCATAATAAAAATAATGCTGTTAGGTGGGATTTGCTTAAATTAATTGTTCCTGGAATCATAATAGGAACCATGCTAAGTGCATTTATTGCCTCTTTTATACCAGCTTTTTATCTTGCTATGGTTTTTAGTTTATATATGTTTATTTCAGCCTTAAGAATGTTTTTCTCAAAAAGCGTAAGTAAAACAAGGCGAATTTATAAAAAACATATTCAATTTATCGCAGGACTTATCATAGGGTCAGTTTCAGCAATAGTATCGATTGGCGGAGGGAGTTTAAGCGTTCCATATATCGCTTCTCAAGGAGTTGATATTAAAAAAGCCATTGGAACATCTGCTGCTATAGGTTTTCCATTAGCTATTGCTGGGACTTTTGGCTATATCGTAAGTGGCTGGCAAAATACAAATTTGAGTGAGTTTATAATCGGGTATGTAAATTTAAAAGCTGTATTTTTTACAACAATTACCAGCTTTTTATTCGCACCACTTGGAGTTAAAATAATTCATAATATTAAATCACAAAATGTAAAAAAAATCTTTGGAGTATTTTTATTTATTTTAAGTATGAAAATGCTTTTTGAGTTTATCTAG
- a CDS encoding undecaprenyl-diphosphate phosphatase, protein MTIFDTIILGIVEGLTEFLPVSSTGHLILTSHLLNLEQTNTLKCFEVVIQLGSILAVVFMFFKRLKQDINLWIKLIIGFIPTALIGFLLYSSIKGLFSPKITAYMLIIWGIIFIVVELFRKKNPPKNETQKLEDITYKQAFIIGLSQCFAMIPGTSRSGATIIIGLLSGLSRKTAASFSFLLAIPTMFAATFYDTYKNLNIFKENLSQIWLFLIGGFVAFVVALLAINLFLKFVSKFDYIPFGVYRIIIGIVFLFFVL, encoded by the coding sequence ATGACAATATTTGATACCATAATTTTAGGCATAGTTGAAGGACTAACTGAATTTTTACCAGTTAGTTCAACAGGGCATTTAATACTAACTTCGCATCTGTTAAATTTAGAGCAAACTAATACTTTAAAATGCTTTGAAGTTGTAATTCAGCTTGGCTCAATTTTAGCAGTTGTTTTTATGTTTTTTAAAAGACTTAAACAAGATATAAATTTATGGATAAAACTTATAATTGGCTTTATTCCAACAGCATTGATAGGTTTTTTACTTTATTCATCAATAAAAGGACTTTTTAGTCCAAAAATTACTGCCTATATGCTTATAATTTGGGGTATTATTTTTATTGTAGTTGAACTTTTTCGTAAAAAAAATCCTCCCAAAAATGAAACTCAAAAACTTGAAGATATAACTTACAAGCAAGCATTTATAATAGGTCTTTCACAATGTTTTGCAATGATTCCTGGAACTTCTAGAAGTGGTGCAACTATCATAATTGGACTTTTAAGCGGACTTAGTAGAAAAACAGCAGCAAGTTTTAGCTTTTTGCTTGCAATTCCAACAATGTTTGCAGCAACTTTTTATGATACTTATAAAAATTTAAATATTTTTAAAGAAAATTTATCCCAAATTTGGCTATTTTTAATAGGTGGTTTTGTAGCATTTGTAGTTGCACTTTTGGCAATAAATTTATTTTTAAAATTTGTAAGCAAATTTGATTATATTCCTTTTGGGGTTTATAGAATTATTATTGGAATTGTATTTTTATTTTTTGTGCTATAA
- a CDS encoding thiamine phosphate synthase: MKNQLYILTDDFYTPDSTIFTQVLEMLESGIKLIQYRSKKENKDEKIVRNLVSLCEDFNAFLIINDDLNLAKKVKAHGVHLGMDDASLNVAKEFLGKNKIYGISCYGDINLALKAQNEGATYAAFGAVFNSTTKKEAQICDIDNIDFSKLSIKTCLIGGINTSNLDKILYKKADYLAIVSAAYKPNSITQNLANLKAIIDKNKEKNDNI, from the coding sequence ATGAAAAACCAACTTTATATATTAACTGATGACTTTTATACCCCAGATAGCACTATTTTTACCCAAGTTTTAGAAATGCTTGAATCAGGAATTAAACTTATACAATACAGAAGCAAAAAAGAAAATAAAGATGAAAAAATTGTTCGAAATTTAGTCTCTTTATGTGAAGACTTTAATGCATTTTTAATAATAAATGATGATTTAAATTTAGCCAAAAAAGTAAAAGCTCATGGCGTTCATTTGGGAATGGATGATGCAAGTTTAAATGTTGCAAAAGAGTTTTTGGGAAAAAATAAAATCTATGGAATAAGTTGTTATGGAGATATTAATTTAGCTTTAAAAGCTCAAAATGAAGGTGCAACTTACGCAGCTTTTGGAGCTGTTTTTAATTCTACCACAAAAAAAGAAGCTCAAATTTGCGATATAGACAATATTGATTTTTCAAAATTAAGCATTAAAACTTGTTTAATTGGTGGCATAAACACTTCAAATTTAGATAAAATTTTATATAAAAAAGCTGATTATTTAGCTATTGTAAGTGCGGCTTACAAGCCAAACTCAATCACACAAAACTTAGCAAATTTAAAAGCCATAATAGATAAAAATAAGGAAAAAAATGACAATATTTGA
- a CDS encoding basic amino acid ABC transporter substrate-binding protein, with amino-acid sequence MKKFLKFLLIMLACLNLANAKSLKVGTNASFPPFEFVDKNSQIVGFDMDLLDAISKKIGFEYEIINMGFDGLIPALKSGKIDMVAAGMSATEQRRKAADFTNPYYSTENVFLKRANDESIKSKEDIKGKIVSTQLGTVQEIAMRELKDIKVSTMKDPFNVIMALKNGKVDVAVFDSSVAYGYLKENPDLVPFHTEPDGSDGFSFAFNKGKHSDLIAKFNDAIDELKADGTYDKILVKYDLK; translated from the coding sequence ATGAAAAAATTTTTAAAATTTTTATTAATTATGTTGGCGTGTTTAAATTTAGCAAATGCCAAGAGTTTAAAAGTTGGAACAAATGCAAGTTTTCCTCCATTTGAATTTGTTGATAAAAACTCACAAATTGTTGGTTTTGATATGGACTTGCTAGATGCAATTAGTAAAAAAATAGGTTTTGAATATGAGATAATAAATATGGGTTTTGATGGATTAATACCGGCTTTAAAAAGCGGTAAGATAGATATGGTAGCAGCTGGAATGAGTGCAACTGAACAAAGAAGAAAAGCAGCTGACTTCACAAATCCTTATTATTCAACAGAAAATGTTTTTTTAAAAAGAGCTAATGATGAATCTATAAAATCAAAAGAAGATATCAAAGGCAAGATTGTTTCAACTCAGCTTGGCACAGTTCAAGAAATAGCTATGAGAGAATTAAAAGATATTAAAGTATCAACTATGAAAGATCCATTTAATGTAATAATGGCTTTAAAAAATGGCAAAGTTGATGTTGCAGTATTTGACTCATCAGTAGCTTATGGATACTTAAAAGAAAATCCTGACTTAGTGCCATTTCACACAGAACCTGATGGAAGTGATGGCTTTTCATTTGCTTTTAACAAAGGAAAACACAGCGATCTTATAGCTAAATTTAATGATGCTATTGATGAGCTAAAAGCAGATGGAACTTACGATAAAATTTTAGTAAAATACGATCTTAAATAA